In one window of Gossypium arboreum isolate Shixiya-1 chromosome 4, ASM2569848v2, whole genome shotgun sequence DNA:
- the LOC108458691 gene encoding uncharacterized protein LOC108458691, which yields MAPYKTLNGRRCRTPSCWTELGKGHALGPDLVSDTEDKKKVLRFGRKGKLNPSFIGPYRILRRVGPVAYQLELPFELEWIHDVFHVSMLKRYRSDTTHVVLVEEIEVRPDLIFEEELVQVLDREIKVLRKKSIPLVKFLWQNHSSKEATNVCLPEWFSALGVSGKSWVPALA from the exons ATGGCACCTTACAAAACACTtaatggtcgtaggtgtcgcactccgtcatgttggactgagttgggtaaaGGGCATGCTCTAGGTCCAGACTTAGTATCTGATACCGAGGATAAG AAGAAAGTAttgagatttgggcgtaagggcaagttgaaccCAAGCTTTATTGGACCTTATCGCATTTTGAGACGAGTGGGACCAGTTGCCTACCAGTTAGAGTTACCTTTTGAATTAGAgtggattcatgatgtgttccacgtctctatgctgAAACGATACCGCTCTGATACTACACATGTTGTGCtggtggaggagattgaagttagaCCTGATCTGATTTTCGAGGAGGAACTAGTCCAGGTTTTGGATCGTGAGATAAAAGTCTTGAGGAAGAAATCAATCCCATTAGTGAAATTCCTATGGCAGAACCACAGTTCTAAGGAGGCTAC GAATGTGTGTTTGCCTGAGTGGTTTAGTGCTTTGGGAGTATCTGGGAAGTCTTGGGTTCCAGCcttggcttga